The following coding sequences lie in one Arachis hypogaea cultivar Tifrunner chromosome 4, arahy.Tifrunner.gnm2.J5K5, whole genome shotgun sequence genomic window:
- the LOC112795313 gene encoding uncharacterized protein, which translates to MQLRLVCKQWNLKLPKIPDGNKVKLPKIPDGNKVPWLVLSMGSAATESFEEEAHALEEVRAPEDEGILDTRSLEEKGIYHLMLPDMQDNIMCGSCHGWLIIVMVYEGTIRILNPFTKVHLDLPPVSTLPNIINIDGDECTMYCGDKIITRNIIFMHQSQIWKAIINSAPNNDNDSDFIAVVIYGLFLELAFYMPNNKRWIRFPARDLDDVRDVIFFQEKIFAIDGNGQLYEFDTRTKSGPVGGKHEATPPPSDGMYNCYYYLIGGDNGSLLMLVKGERYRYYMNQKRFCECETVKFDIYESKKNEKTWSRIHSLGNYIPKGIYKFD; encoded by the coding sequence ATGCAACTTCGATTGGTTTGTAAGCAATGGAACTTAAAACTTCCAAAAATTCCTGATGGTAACAAAGTTAAACTTCCAAAGATTCCTGATGGCAACAAAGTTCCGTGGCTGGTACTATCTATGGGCAGTGCTGCTACAgaatcttttgaagaagaagctcatgCTCTTGAAGAAGTTCGTGCTCCCGAAGATGAAGGAATTCTTGACACTCGTAGTCTCGAAGAGAAGGGAATTTACCACCTCATGTTACCAGATATGCAAGACAACATCATGTGTggttcttgtcatggatggctgATCATCGTAATGGTATATGAAGGTACGATAAGAATCCTAAATCCATTTACAAAGGTTCACTTGGATCTTCCTCCAGTTTCAACTCttccaaatataattaatattgatGGGGATGAATGTACTATGTATTGTGGGGACAAAATTATCACTAGAAATATTATTTTCATGCATCAAAGCCAAATTTGGAAGGCTATTATAAATTCAGCTCCTAACAATGACAATGACAGTGATTTTATAGCAGTGGTCATATATGGATTATTCCTAGAATTGGCCTTTTACATGCCCAACAATAAGAGATGGATTAGATTTCCAGCAAGAGATTTAGACGACGTTCGTGATGTCATATTTTTTCAAGAGAAAATATTTGCAATAGACGGTAATGGCCAACTATATGAATTTGATACAAGAACAAAGTCAGGACCAGTGGGAGGAAAACATGAAGCCACACCACCTCCATCCGATGGAATGTATAATTGTTATTACTATCTAATTGGAGGTGATAATGGAAGTTTATTGATGCTGGTAAAAGGAGAAAGATATAGGTATTACATGAATCAAAAGCGGTTCTGCGAGTGCGAAACGGTCAAATTTGATATCTATGAAtcgaagaaaaatgagaaaacatGGTCAAGAATACACAGTTTGGGGAATTACATACCgaagggtatttacaaatttgattaa
- the LOC112795314 gene encoding putative F-box protein At4g17565, translated as MVEFDRWSDIHQDLFNEITKRFYSYDNYIQLRLVCKQWNLKLLKIPDGNKVPWLVLSTGSAAKESLEEEVRASEDEGILDARSLEEKGIYHLMLPDMQDNIMCGSYHGWLIIVMVYEGTVRILNPFTKVHLDLPPVSTLPNVININGDECTLGYKGLIITEKTIFVHQEQIWKAIINSAPNNDSDSDFTAVIIYGLLLELAFYMPKEKRWIRFPTRDLVDVHDVIFFEEKIFAVDCHGQLYEFDTRTKSGPVGGKHEATPPPSNVGMLNCYYYLIGGDNGSLLMLVKGARYRYYMKNQKRFCECETVKFDIYELRKNEKTWSRIQSLGNYILVIGLNSSVKILPNNFLNCKGNQIYFTDDMHDMREVCFEIENITPRSQIGIFDLEDGSFQTFLTDVDFFCRPIWILPDYRFLSS; from the coding sequence ATGGTTGAGTTTGATCGATGGTCAGATATTCATCAAGATTTGTTTAACGAAATTACTAAGCGGTTCTATTCATATGACAATTACATTCAACTTCGATTAGTTTGTAAGCAATGGAACTTGAAACTTCTAAAGATTCCTGATGGCAACAAAGTTCCGTGGTTGGTACTATCTACTGGCAGTGCTGCTAAAGAATCCTTAGAAGAAGAAGTTCGTGCTTCCGAGGATGAAGGAATTCTTGACGCTCGTAGTCTCGAAGAGAAGGGGATTTACCACCTCATGTTACCAGATATGCAAGACAACATCATGTGTGGTTCTTATCATGGATGGTTGATCATTGTAATGGTATATGAAGGTACTGTAAGAATCCTAAATCCATTTACAAAGGTTCACTTGGATCTTCCTCCAGTTTCAACTCTTCCAAATGTAATTAATATCAATGGGGATGAATGTACTTTGGGTTATAAGGGCCTCATTATCACTGAAAAAACCATTTTCGTGCATCAAGAACAAATTTGGAAGGCTATTATAAATTCAGCTCCTAACAATGACAGTGACAGTGATTTTACAGCAGTGATCATATATGGATTACTCCTAGAATTGGCCTTTTACATGCCCAAGGAGAAGAGATGGATTAGATTTCCAACAAGAGATCTAGTCGACGTTCATGATGTCATATTTTTTGAAGAGAAAATATTTGCAGTAGACTGTCATGGCCAACTATATGAATTTGATACAAGAACAAAGTCAGGACCAGTGGGAGGAAAACATGAAGCCACACCACCTCCATCCAATGTAGGAATGCTTAATTGTTATTACTATTTAATTGGAGGTGATAATGGAAGTTTATTGATGCTGGTAAAAGGGGCAAGATATAGGTATTACATGAAGAATCAAAAGCGGTTCTGCGAGTGCGAGACTGTTAAATTTGATATCTATGAATTGAGGAAAAATGAGAAAACATGGTCAAGAATACAGAGTTTGGGGAATTACATACTAGTAATTGGACTCAATTCTTCTGTTAAAATACTGCCAAACAATTTTTTGAATTGCAAAGGAAATCAAATCTACTTTACAGATGACATGCATGACATGCGTGAAGTGTGCTTTGAAATTGAAAACATTACTCCCCGTTCTCAGATTGGCATCTTCGATTTGGAAGATGGGAGTTTCCAAACATTTTTAACAGATGTGGACTTTTTTTGTCGTCCTATTTGGATATTACCCGATTATAGGTTTTTGTCGTCCTAA